The proteins below are encoded in one region of Haladaptatus sp. R4:
- a CDS encoding cupin domain-containing protein, which translates to MTDGRPQIVNESAIDWDEKSHGTNFQIRRKQLGGAAGGERLGCSLYELPPGKKSWPYHYHTGNEEAIFVLDGEGTLRIENDERDLETGDYVAFPVGEEYARRVINDSEATLRYLCFSTMREPDVSVYPDSGKMGIFAGTAPGKHEGRTLSGYFPLDGEVDYWRGEDE; encoded by the coding sequence ATGACCGACGGGCGACCCCAAATCGTCAACGAATCCGCAATCGACTGGGACGAGAAATCACACGGCACTAACTTTCAGATCCGTCGCAAGCAACTCGGTGGTGCGGCAGGCGGCGAGCGGTTGGGCTGTAGTCTGTACGAACTCCCGCCGGGGAAGAAATCGTGGCCGTACCACTACCACACCGGAAACGAGGAGGCGATTTTCGTCCTCGACGGGGAGGGAACGCTCCGAATCGAGAACGACGAACGGGACCTCGAAACGGGCGATTACGTCGCGTTCCCGGTCGGGGAGGAGTACGCTCGCCGCGTCATCAACGACTCCGAGGCGACGCTTCGATACCTCTGTTTTTCGACCATGCGCGAACCCGACGTGTCGGTGTATCCCGATTCCGGGAAGATGGGTATATTCGCCGGGACCGCACCCGGAAAACACGAGGGGAGAACGTTGAGCGGCTACTTCCCGCTCGACGGCGAAGTGGATTACTGGCGTGGAGAGGACGAATAG